A stretch of the Oncorhynchus clarkii lewisi isolate Uvic-CL-2024 chromosome 9, UVic_Ocla_1.0, whole genome shotgun sequence genome encodes the following:
- the LOC139415855 gene encoding glycoprotein hormone alpha-2 codes for MCQWLTSSLCVVMLLLWPVSFSYEGLSPGPGCHLYRFNVTIRSDQRGTCKGTHVVNACVGYCESSAFPSRYSVLVASNFTHNITSASQCCTISKDAKIKVRLDCPRGRHHDDIEILTAQACRCDMCRKSRY; via the exons ATGTGTCAGTGGTTGACCTCTAGCCTCTGTGTTGTGATGCTGCTGCTGTGGCCAGTCAGTTTCAGCTACGAGGGGCTCAGCCCAGGACCTGGCTGTCATCTATACC gGTTCAACGTGACCATCCGTAGTGACCAGCGTGGGACATGTAAAGGAACTCATGTTGTGAATGCCTGTGTTGGCTACTGTGAGTCCAGTGCCTTCCCATCTCGCTACTCTGTTCTGGTGGCATCGAACTTCACTCACAACATTACCTCGGCATCACAATGCTGCACCATCAGCAAGGACGCAAAG atCAAAGTTCGTCTTGACTGTCCTCGTGGTCGTCACCATGATGATATCGAGATCCTGACGGCTCAGGCCTGTCGTTGCGACATGTGTCGCAAGTCACGCTACTGA
- the LOC139415854 gene encoding glycoprotein hormone beta-5-like encodes MLPCRSLPLSILLLLLVVAEAGLCVAVTTQLHGGFRGCAVRDFSFVAQKPGCRNLRIETEACWGRCHTWEKPLPEPPYVQRHHRVCSYGRTRYLTVRLPGCQPHVSPLYPYPLALQCHCTVCSTQDTECETF; translated from the exons atGTTGCCGTGccgctccctccctctgtctattcTCTTGCTCCTCCTGGTTGTTGCCGAGGCGGGCCTGTGCGTTGCTGTCACGACCCAGCTGCACGGTGGTTTCCGTGGCTGCGCGGTGCGGGATTTTTCCTTCGTGGCCCAGAAACCGGGATGCAGGAACCTCCGCATCGAGACGGAGGCCTGCTGGGGACGCTGCCATACCTGGGAG AAGCCGCTCCCAGAGCCCCCCTACGTCCAGCGGCATCACCGTGTGTGTTCCTACGGTCGTACTCGCTACCTGACGGTCCGTCTGCCAGGCTGCCAGCCCCACGTCTCTCCGCTCTACCCCTACCCCCTCGCTCTGCAGTGTCACTGCACCGTCTGTTCCACACAGGATACGGAGTGTGAGACGTTCTGA